Proteins co-encoded in one Metabacillus sp. KUDC1714 genomic window:
- a CDS encoding DUF1836 domain-containing protein: protein MMPIQLTRKQMTNLLYSLKGESNQSPSLILEHAIGVSLSKEMQVPTFLLKTNKRRSHNQVYGLSTNEIVSLANLCELTSLKSTSIQNWIKRDIKELIGTPELGKKYSIEQAAMLLIVRDLKTVFDFEKIRNLLTIVFNTLSDRSDDLISPIIFYEIYATVLDSLEALPSLSLNDKTLEKNIVHKINTIPKKFSELPAQQWEAIRNVLVITVLSVLASHLQTRAQVYLNEKS from the coding sequence ATGATGCCAATTCAATTAACTCGTAAACAAATGACAAATTTATTATATTCCTTAAAGGGAGAGTCAAACCAATCTCCTTCATTAATATTAGAACACGCAATAGGAGTTTCTCTTAGTAAAGAAATGCAAGTCCCAACCTTTCTGTTAAAAACGAATAAACGACGCAGTCACAATCAAGTATATGGCTTATCAACAAATGAAATTGTATCTCTTGCAAATTTATGTGAGCTTACATCTCTTAAGTCAACTTCAATTCAAAACTGGATTAAGCGTGATATCAAAGAATTGATCGGTACACCAGAGCTTGGTAAAAAATATTCAATTGAACAAGCCGCAATGCTATTAATTGTAAGAGATTTAAAAACAGTTTTTGATTTTGAAAAAATACGAAACCTTTTAACAATTGTATTTAATACCTTATCAGATCGAAGTGACGATTTAATTAGTCCAATCATCTTTTATGAAATTTATGCAACAGTTCTTGACTCTCTTGAAGCTTTACCCTCGTTATCACTAAATGATAAAACATTAGAGAAAAATATTGTTCATAAAATCAACACGATTCCTAAGAAGTTTTCAGAACTTCCAGCCCAACAATGGGAGGCAATTAGAAATGTTTTAGTTATTACTGTCTTGTCTGTTTTAGCATCCCATTTGCAAACGAGAGCACAAGTTTATTTAAATGAAAAATCTTAA
- the htpX gene encoding protease HtpX — MARRIFLFLLSNILVLTTIGIVLSLLNVSPYQTLNGNLDLVNLLIFSAVIGFTGSFMSLAMSRWMAKMMMRVQVIDPSASLSSIERDLVDRVHRLSRAAGLTKMPQVGIYQSPEVNAFATGPSKRRSLVAVSTGLLHEMDDAAIEGVIAHEVAHIANGDMVTMTLLQGIVNTFVVFFARIAAWLVTRFVREDIAPIVHFIAVIIFQLVFSVLGSLVVFAFSRYREFHADRGGADLAGKDKMIHALRSLKHYTGRVRDDQASLSTLKINSKKGLSLFSTHPDLDDRISRLEAK, encoded by the coding sequence ATGGCTAGACGAATCTTTCTCTTTCTTTTATCAAATATTCTTGTTTTAACGACAATAGGTATTGTTTTATCCTTATTAAACGTATCACCCTATCAAACGTTGAACGGTAATCTTGATCTAGTTAACTTACTAATTTTTAGTGCTGTAATTGGATTTACAGGTTCGTTTATGTCATTAGCAATGTCTCGATGGATGGCAAAAATGATGATGAGGGTCCAAGTTATAGATCCTTCAGCATCTCTTTCATCAATTGAGCGTGACTTAGTAGATAGAGTTCATCGTTTGTCTAGAGCAGCAGGGTTAACCAAAATGCCTCAAGTAGGTATTTATCAGTCACCAGAAGTAAATGCATTTGCTACAGGTCCTTCTAAACGTCGTTCACTTGTAGCTGTTTCAACTGGATTATTACATGAGATGGATGATGCTGCAATTGAGGGTGTTATTGCTCATGAGGTGGCACATATCGCTAATGGAGATATGGTGACAATGACTTTATTACAAGGGATCGTCAATACATTTGTTGTCTTTTTTGCTCGGATTGCAGCTTGGCTAGTCACTCGTTTTGTAAGAGAAGATATTGCGCCAATTGTTCATTTTATTGCAGTAATTATATTTCAGTTGGTATTTTCAGTGTTAGGAAGCCTTGTTGTTTTTGCCTTTTCAAGATATCGTGAATTTCATGCAGATAGAGGTGGAGCAGACTTAGCTGGTAAGGACAAAATGATTCATGCTCTTCGTTCATTAAAACACTATACTGGGCGTGTAAGAGATGACCAAGCTTCACTATCAACATTGAAAATTAATAGCAAAAAGGGACTGTCATTATTTTCGACACATCCGGATTTGGATGATCGAATCAGTCGACTTGAAGCAAAATAA
- a CDS encoding TrkH family potassium uptake protein: MKMNKWKLRLQSLTPVQLIVSYYFIAVTVSVILLSLPVAHKPGVEWSFIDGLFTAVSAVSVTGLTAISTSDTFSVPGIFILIFVLQFGGIGVMSLGTFVWLIMGKKIGLKERQLIMTDQNQTNLSGIVNLIRQIIGLILLIELTGGIILGVYFLNYFETWQEAFLHGIFTSVSATTNGGFDITGQSMIPFADDYFIQFIVIILIILGAIGFPVLIEVKDFLFNKNKKYRFSLFTKITSITFFSLVIGGTIAIACLEYSYFYKGMVWHETLFYSLFQSTATRSAGLATMDVSMYTEPTLLVICALMFIGASPSSVGGGIRTTTFALNLLFLFHFARGNKSIKIFKRELHEEDLMKSVVVTMMAMLICFFAVVILTITEPFSLTEILFEVCSAFGTTGLSMGITPDLSTVGKVVIMILMFIGRIGILSFLYLLGTKERKDNYHFPKERVIIG, encoded by the coding sequence ATGAAAATGAACAAATGGAAGCTACGTTTGCAATCATTAACACCCGTACAATTAATCGTATCTTATTATTTTATAGCTGTTACAGTTTCTGTTATTTTATTAAGTTTGCCTGTAGCGCATAAGCCTGGTGTGGAATGGTCGTTTATTGATGGCTTGTTTACGGCTGTTAGTGCTGTAAGCGTGACAGGTCTTACTGCTATTTCAACATCTGATACATTCAGTGTACCTGGAATTTTTATATTGATTTTTGTTCTACAATTTGGAGGCATAGGTGTTATGTCTCTTGGTACATTTGTCTGGCTAATCATGGGGAAGAAGATCGGCCTAAAAGAACGACAATTGATCATGACAGATCAAAACCAAACCAATCTGAGTGGCATTGTAAATTTGATAAGACAAATAATCGGCTTAATTCTATTAATTGAATTAACAGGCGGGATCATCTTAGGAGTCTATTTCCTGAACTATTTTGAAACATGGCAGGAAGCTTTTTTACATGGGATTTTCACATCGGTTAGTGCGACGACGAACGGTGGTTTCGATATTACCGGACAATCTATGATCCCATTTGCAGACGATTATTTTATCCAATTTATAGTTATCATTTTGATTATACTTGGAGCAATCGGGTTTCCAGTATTAATCGAGGTAAAGGACTTCTTATTTAACAAAAATAAAAAATATCGATTTTCCTTATTCACTAAGATTACATCAATCACTTTTTTCTCATTAGTTATAGGTGGAACAATTGCTATTGCATGCTTAGAATATTCTTATTTTTATAAAGGGATGGTATGGCACGAAACATTGTTTTATTCGTTGTTTCAATCTACAGCTACTAGAAGTGCTGGGTTAGCTACAATGGATGTTAGTATGTATACTGAACCAACTTTACTCGTGATTTGTGCATTAATGTTTATTGGAGCCTCGCCAAGCTCAGTAGGTGGTGGGATACGGACAACAACTTTTGCTTTAAACCTTTTATTTCTTTTTCATTTTGCAAGAGGAAATAAATCAATTAAGATCTTTAAACGTGAGTTACACGAAGAAGATTTAATGAAGTCAGTTGTGGTGACAATGATGGCGATGTTAATATGTTTTTTCGCTGTTGTCATATTAACAATCACAGAACCATTTTCATTGACTGAAATTTTATTTGAGGTATGTTCAGCGTTTGGAACAACTGGACTTTCTATGGGAATTACACCTGATTTAAGTACAGTAGGAAAAGTAGTGATTATGATATTAATGTTCATTGGTAGAATTGGGATTTTATCATTTTTATATTTATTAGGCACAAAAGAAAGAAAAGATAATTACCATTTTCCAAAGGAAAGAGTTATTATTGGATAA
- a CDS encoding penicillin-binding transpeptidase domain-containing protein: MMKKHWIGLLFLLFSMMALSACSETPTAGDRFSKYIELWNDQKFSEMYDMLTTSTKGTITKEEFTSRYKDIYDGVSASNLKVTFKQPKEEEKQGDLEEVEYPFSLQMETLAGEVSFEQDVKLKKEKVEDGENWFITWSPSMIFPQLEEGEEVRVSSSPAARGQIFDQNDKGLAVNGVANEIGIVPGKLPENKAEALANIAKLLELDVSEIEEKLNQSWVKPELFVPIKKIDATNEILLNQLIALPSVQNKNVASRVYPLGEAAAHLTGYIGSITAEQLEELKGKGYSSTASVGKAGLEQVYEDRLKGETGYKIYVDGTDKVIAEKAPVNGEDIKLTINNDLQKAIYAQLNGEPGTAVAIHPITGETLAMVSSPSYNPNEFIYGMSNEEYDALSTNPLNPLMARFNKTYSPGSSIKPLTAAIGLESGKLQPEGTKVIKGLTWRKDSSWGNYYVTRVSSKVETVNLENAMIYSDNIFFAQLALDIGAEGLSTGLKKFGFEEEIDFPFPISKSTIASDGLTNEQLLADSGYGQGQIQMSPFHIATAYTTFINNGNMIKPYLEKQSDAKTTVWKEKIVTPEHTDLLFNDLEQVVQNPNGTGYRPHIEGQKLAGKTGTAELKQSKEDLDGQENGWFVAVNSENPQLLITMMIEDVKAKGGSHYVVPKVKEVFKAFAPN, from the coding sequence ATGATGAAAAAACATTGGATTGGTTTATTATTTTTATTATTTTCGATGATGGCACTAAGTGCTTGTTCAGAAACTCCGACAGCAGGTGACCGTTTTTCTAAATACATAGAACTATGGAATGATCAAAAGTTTTCTGAGATGTATGACATGCTGACAACGAGCACGAAGGGAACGATAACAAAGGAAGAATTCACCAGTCGCTACAAAGATATTTATGATGGTGTTTCAGCATCTAATCTAAAAGTAACTTTTAAGCAGCCAAAAGAGGAAGAAAAACAAGGTGATCTTGAAGAGGTTGAGTATCCATTCTCTCTTCAGATGGAAACACTAGCAGGAGAAGTTTCTTTTGAGCAAGATGTTAAATTAAAGAAAGAAAAAGTGGAAGACGGTGAAAACTGGTTTATTACTTGGTCACCATCGATGATTTTCCCCCAACTTGAAGAAGGAGAAGAAGTAAGAGTCTCGAGTTCACCAGCTGCAAGGGGGCAAATTTTCGATCAGAATGATAAAGGACTTGCAGTTAACGGAGTAGCAAATGAAATCGGCATTGTTCCAGGAAAGTTACCTGAAAACAAAGCTGAAGCCCTTGCAAACATTGCTAAATTATTAGAATTAGATGTATCAGAGATTGAAGAAAAATTAAATCAATCATGGGTCAAGCCGGAATTATTTGTTCCTATTAAAAAGATCGACGCTACTAATGAAATACTTTTGAACCAATTAATTGCTTTACCATCAGTGCAAAATAAAAATGTCGCTTCAAGGGTTTATCCACTTGGTGAAGCAGCTGCACATTTAACTGGATACATTGGAAGCATTACAGCTGAACAGCTTGAAGAGTTAAAAGGTAAAGGTTATAGCAGTACCGCTAGTGTCGGAAAAGCAGGTCTGGAGCAAGTATATGAGGATCGCCTCAAGGGTGAAACAGGTTATAAAATCTATGTTGATGGAACAGATAAGGTTATTGCTGAGAAAGCGCCAGTGAACGGGGAAGATATAAAGCTTACGATTAATAATGATCTTCAAAAGGCAATTTATGCACAATTAAATGGTGAACCAGGAACAGCAGTTGCCATTCACCCAATTACTGGTGAGACATTAGCAATGGTTAGCAGTCCATCATATAACCCAAATGAGTTTATTTACGGCATGTCAAATGAAGAATATGACGCCCTATCAACTAATCCACTTAATCCATTAATGGCTCGATTTAACAAGACCTATTCTCCAGGATCTTCAATTAAACCGCTAACAGCAGCTATTGGCTTGGAATCTGGAAAACTTCAACCGGAAGGTACAAAGGTGATTAAAGGTCTAACTTGGCGAAAAGATAGTAGCTGGGGAAACTATTATGTGACGCGTGTATCTAGTAAAGTAGAAACCGTTAACTTAGAAAATGCTATGATTTATTCAGATAATATTTTCTTTGCCCAATTAGCATTAGATATTGGTGCAGAGGGACTATCAACCGGATTAAAGAAATTCGGCTTTGAGGAAGAGATTGATTTTCCGTTCCCAATTAGTAAATCAACGATTGCAAGTGATGGGCTTACAAATGAACAGCTTTTAGCTGATTCAGGTTACGGTCAAGGGCAAATTCAGATGAGTCCGTTTCATATTGCGACAGCATATACAACATTTATAAATAATGGAAACATGATTAAACCATACTTAGAAAAACAATCTGATGCAAAAACAACAGTGTGGAAAGAGAAAATTGTTACCCCAGAACATACAGATCTTTTGTTTAATGATTTAGAACAAGTGGTACAAAACCCCAATGGTACGGGCTATAGACCACATATAGAAGGACAGAAATTAGCTGGAAAAACAGGTACAGCTGAGCTTAAACAGTCAAAAGAGGATCTAGATGGTCAGGAGAATGGCTGGTTTGTTGCAGTTAATTCTGAGAATCCACAGCTTTTAATTACGATGATGATTGAGGATGTAAAAGCAAAAGGTGGTAGCCATTATGTTGTTCCGAAAGTAAAGGAAGTATTTAAGGCATTTGCCCCAAATTAA
- a CDS encoding DUF3905 domain-containing protein, giving the protein MSKGKKTKISIEDTLPHQINSPSWKETGIEMKEPFVNEYGVMIGDSFYDSEVSPLNQWSDEIDPAIMSGEQWIHPTNDIGWNTPENRELIESKRKPLGVPFTHPDKDVSYNSD; this is encoded by the coding sequence GTGTCTAAAGGTAAAAAAACAAAAATTTCAATCGAAGATACATTACCACATCAAATTAATTCGCCTTCCTGGAAGGAAACAGGGATTGAGATGAAAGAGCCTTTTGTTAATGAATATGGTGTAATGATTGGTGATAGCTTCTATGATTCTGAAGTATCTCCATTAAATCAATGGAGCGATGAGATTGATCCAGCCATTATGTCAGGGGAACAATGGATACATCCAACCAATGATATTGGGTGGAATACACCTGAAAATCGTGAATTAATTGAATCAAAGAGGAAACCACTTGGTGTTCCTTTTACACATCCTGATAAAGATGTAAGCTATAATAGTGATTAG
- a CDS encoding B12-binding domain-containing radical SAM protein, with protein MKTVLSTLNAKYIHTSLSIRYLKAYAAPEYNIELAEYTIKDPSMNIVTDLHSRKPEILGFSCYIWNIEETIKVIKMLKKINPSLIIVLGGPEVTYDTREWMETIPEVDFIMIGEGEQSFKQLLDELHGEQNFANVSGIAYREKDSIQIKPQRNKVDLKELPSPYRFDEDLPHLAKRVTYIETSRGCPFSCQFCLSSIEVGVRYFDREKVKDDIRFLMEHGAKTIKFVDRTFNISRSYAMEMFQFLIDEHKPGTVFQFEITADIMRPEVIQFLNDNAPKGLFRFEIGVQSTNDETNELVMRKQNFNKLTRTVTMVKEGQKIDQHLDLIAGLPEEDYNSFKKTFNDVFELRPEELQLGFLKMLRGTGLRLRAADHGYVFMDHSPYEILKNNVLSFEDMIKIKQVEDVLEKYWNDHRMDETIEYLVSTVFASPFDFFQGFGTFWDEKGWTRIGHQLEDLYKHLFDFLENAKKDELHIVSGFMKYDYLRNQKYKPRKPWWNDALEKHERSTIYHAILDNPLILGEEFASKQLSEKDLFKHTVLETLPFNVNHYLKTGKMIEQDSLILVHYDPFHSKTAVYSTALTELDLKVS; from the coding sequence ATGAAAACTGTTTTATCAACATTAAATGCAAAATACATTCATACAAGTCTTTCTATTCGTTACTTAAAAGCCTATGCAGCTCCTGAGTATAATATAGAACTAGCCGAGTATACAATTAAAGATCCTTCAATGAATATTGTCACAGATCTTCATTCAAGAAAACCCGAAATACTTGGTTTCAGTTGTTATATTTGGAACATAGAAGAAACAATTAAAGTTATTAAGATGCTGAAGAAAATTAATCCCTCGTTAATTATTGTCCTTGGCGGTCCTGAAGTAACCTATGATACAAGAGAATGGATGGAAACAATTCCAGAGGTTGATTTTATTATGATTGGTGAGGGCGAACAGTCGTTTAAACAGCTATTAGATGAATTACATGGAGAACAAAACTTTGCTAACGTAAGTGGCATTGCATACCGTGAAAAGGATTCTATTCAAATTAAGCCACAACGAAATAAAGTTGATTTAAAAGAGCTTCCATCTCCATATCGATTTGATGAAGATCTTCCACATCTTGCAAAACGTGTGACATATATTGAAACGAGTCGAGGTTGTCCATTTAGCTGTCAGTTTTGTTTATCTTCAATCGAGGTTGGTGTTAGATACTTTGACCGCGAGAAAGTAAAAGACGATATTCGCTTTTTAATGGAACATGGAGCAAAAACAATTAAATTCGTCGACCGAACCTTTAATATAAGCCGTAGCTATGCAATGGAAATGTTCCAATTTTTAATTGATGAACACAAGCCTGGAACCGTATTTCAATTTGAAATAACTGCTGACATTATGAGACCTGAAGTTATTCAATTTTTAAATGACAATGCTCCAAAAGGTTTATTCCGTTTTGAAATCGGTGTGCAATCAACAAACGATGAAACAAACGAGCTTGTAATGAGAAAACAAAATTTTAATAAACTAACAAGAACCGTAACAATGGTAAAAGAAGGCCAAAAAATCGATCAACATTTAGATTTAATTGCTGGATTACCTGAAGAGGATTACAATTCATTCAAAAAAACCTTTAATGATGTATTTGAGCTACGACCTGAAGAGCTTCAATTAGGCTTCTTAAAAATGTTAAGAGGTACCGGGCTCCGATTGCGAGCTGCTGACCATGGCTACGTATTTATGGACCATTCACCATATGAAATATTAAAGAATAATGTCCTCTCCTTTGAAGATATGATAAAAATCAAACAGGTCGAGGATGTATTAGAAAAGTATTGGAATGACCATCGTATGGATGAGACAATTGAATATTTAGTTTCAACTGTTTTTGCTTCTCCATTTGACTTCTTTCAAGGCTTCGGAACGTTCTGGGATGAAAAAGGCTGGACAAGAATTGGTCATCAGTTAGAAGACTTATATAAGCACCTTTTTGACTTCCTTGAGAATGCAAAAAAAGATGAGTTACACATTGTTAGTGGATTTATGAAATATGATTATTTGCGAAATCAAAAATATAAACCACGTAAGCCTTGGTGGAATGATGCGTTAGAAAAGCATGAGAGAAGTACAATCTATCATGCGATCTTAGATAATCCGCTTATTTTAGGTGAAGAATTTGCTAGTAAGCAACTATCTGAAAAAGATCTATTTAAACATACAGTACTTGAAACACTTCCATTTAATGTGAACCATTACTTAAAAACAGGAAAAATGATTGAGCAAGATTCATTAATTCTCGTTCATTATGACCCATTCCACTCTAAAACTGCTGTATATTCAACTGCATTAACTGAACTTGATTTAAAAGTTAGCTAA
- a CDS encoding acyltransferase family protein: MKNRDSYFDNAKFFLILLVVFGHIIRSFIDDSPMIMNIYKFVYTFHMPAFILISGYFAKGFRKKGYVSKITKKLILPYLIFQGIYSVYYFFIEKQGSIVLDPLDPHWSLWFLISLFFWNVLLFVVTKLPTKWALVLAFSAGLAVGYFEIISNYLSLSRTFVFFPLFLVGFYLKREHFTFITKVPVRGISITLLTITFIMYFNLNFDYEWLFGSKSYSHFGEPSVLSAVIRLGFYCLTLITSISFLALIPKSHAFYTEWGTRTFYVYLLHGFIIQYMRNSELLDWMKDYQSLSFIIILSILLTSTLSTKIVKALTQPFIELRASTFNYYLKNFTTLNTKSD, translated from the coding sequence ATGAAAAATCGAGATAGTTACTTCGATAATGCTAAATTCTTTTTAATACTTTTAGTTGTTTTTGGACATATCATTCGCTCATTTATTGATGACAGTCCAATGATTATGAATATATACAAGTTTGTTTATACCTTTCACATGCCAGCTTTTATCCTAATTTCTGGATATTTCGCGAAAGGGTTTAGAAAAAAAGGCTATGTGTCAAAAATAACGAAAAAACTCATACTTCCTTATCTTATTTTTCAAGGAATCTACTCAGTTTATTACTTTTTTATTGAGAAACAAGGTTCAATCGTTCTTGATCCATTAGATCCACATTGGTCGTTATGGTTCTTGATCAGTCTATTCTTTTGGAATGTACTTCTTTTTGTAGTTACAAAACTTCCAACTAAATGGGCATTGGTTTTAGCATTTTCAGCTGGGTTAGCAGTTGGTTATTTTGAGATCATAAGTAATTATTTAAGCTTATCGAGAACATTTGTCTTCTTCCCATTGTTTTTAGTCGGCTTTTACTTAAAACGCGAGCACTTTACGTTTATTACCAAAGTACCTGTAAGAGGGATATCCATCACTTTATTAACGATAACATTTATAATGTATTTTAATCTCAACTTTGATTATGAATGGCTTTTCGGATCAAAATCGTACTCACATTTTGGCGAGCCGTCTGTCTTGAGTGCTGTTATTCGCCTAGGATTTTATTGCTTAACACTTATTACATCGATTAGCTTTTTGGCGTTAATTCCGAAATCCCATGCCTTTTACACGGAATGGGGAACACGAACATTTTACGTCTATTTATTACACGGGTTTATTATTCAATATATGAGGAATAGTGAGTTGTTGGATTGGATGAAAGATTATCAAAGCCTTAGCTTTATTATTATTTTATCTATCCTTTTAACATCAACACTATCAACCAAAATCGTAAAAGCTCTCACCCAGCCTTTTATAGAATTACGTGCATCTACATTCAACTATTATTTAAAGAACTTTACAACATTAAATACAAAATCTGATTAA
- a CDS encoding PAS domain-containing sensor histidine kinase: MKQTMEENEIVTMKEQLAELKAENELLKTKVLQHENILEGALDAVAIFDEQMRFIDVNSSACHMFQLTKIELCKRNLYDFLTLIPKNEIKQLVDELYKKDSFGKEVVVKLENGQVRFLEISLHRRAFNGYDLAMLKDVSFKKMLERERTINEQLFKDLFHRAVDGIVIFDQHGSFIDANGSFCTSFEINKVQLNSYALNDFIDKQDNDKLDKLWGVLKENGSAKGELPVVLKNGDKKIFEFTTTSNIINGFYMAIMRDITEKRSMELKLYKSEERFREIFENAIDAIMIWRKDGQILRVNQAASRTFELAEEELVTRNILDFIDQTTLAFAKVKKEYFQMGAIREELLFHMPNGQNKELEFTSKMDIAEGHHLTIFRNVSERKRMVKILKESEQKFRKIFDGAMDGIVLFNNDFEIIEANPSAMRILNGSSENIISFNLYELLFSDLKQDRVHTEFASTYWEESLQEITYKFENGEEKILEFTLKSNINENMNLAVFRDVTEKRELEEQLRKSDTLNVVGELAAGIAHEIRNPMTALKGFIQLLEGSVKDDFSMYFNVITSELSRIESIITEFLILARPQAIKYLKIEIGKIMKETIDLLNAQAILVNVQMKLSLEKDLPLIYCEPNQLKQVFINVLKNAIEVMTKGGQIDVQIKRKDERHIVVSIIDRGTGISEDKIKRLGQPFYTTKERGTGLGLMVSYKIIEEHRGIVDVESEEGKGTTFHITLPINQ, translated from the coding sequence TTGAAGCAGACGATGGAGGAAAACGAAATCGTTACTATGAAAGAACAATTAGCTGAATTAAAGGCTGAAAATGAATTGCTTAAAACGAAGGTTCTTCAGCACGAAAATATATTAGAAGGTGCACTTGATGCTGTTGCAATATTTGATGAACAGATGAGATTTATTGATGTAAACTCTTCAGCATGTCATATGTTTCAGTTAACAAAGATAGAGCTTTGTAAACGAAACCTTTATGATTTTCTTACACTTATTCCCAAGAATGAAATAAAGCAACTAGTTGATGAACTATATAAGAAAGACTCATTCGGGAAGGAGGTAGTTGTAAAATTAGAAAACGGACAAGTAAGGTTTTTAGAGATTTCGTTGCACAGACGGGCGTTTAATGGATATGATCTTGCTATGCTTAAGGACGTATCGTTTAAGAAAATGCTTGAACGTGAAAGAACAATTAATGAGCAGCTTTTTAAAGATTTGTTTCATCGTGCTGTAGATGGCATTGTTATCTTTGATCAGCACGGCTCTTTTATTGATGCAAATGGCTCTTTTTGTACAAGTTTTGAAATAAACAAAGTTCAATTAAATTCATATGCACTTAATGATTTTATCGATAAACAAGATAATGATAAGCTGGATAAATTATGGGGTGTATTAAAGGAAAACGGGAGTGCTAAAGGCGAACTACCAGTTGTCCTGAAAAATGGTGATAAGAAAATTTTTGAATTCACTACAACCTCAAATATTATTAATGGTTTTTATATGGCTATTATGAGAGATATTACTGAAAAGCGCTCGATGGAATTGAAGCTTTATAAGAGTGAGGAACGCTTTAGAGAGATTTTTGAAAATGCGATTGATGCCATAATGATTTGGCGAAAAGATGGTCAAATTTTAAGGGTAAATCAAGCTGCAAGCCGGACATTTGAATTGGCAGAAGAGGAGCTTGTCACTAGAAATATTCTTGATTTTATCGATCAAACGACACTAGCTTTTGCAAAAGTAAAAAAGGAATACTTTCAAATGGGAGCAATTAGAGAGGAACTCCTTTTTCATATGCCTAATGGGCAAAATAAGGAGCTCGAATTTACGTCAAAAATGGATATAGCTGAAGGACACCACTTAACGATTTTTCGCAATGTAAGTGAAAGGAAACGGATGGTAAAGATTCTTAAAGAAAGTGAGCAAAAGTTCCGTAAAATATTTGATGGGGCGATGGATGGAATTGTTTTATTTAACAATGACTTTGAAATCATTGAAGCAAACCCTTCTGCAATGCGTATTTTAAATGGTTCTTCTGAGAATATTATCTCCTTTAACCTATATGAATTACTATTCTCTGATTTAAAACAAGATCGCGTTCATACAGAGTTCGCCTCAACATATTGGGAAGAATCATTACAAGAAATTACCTATAAATTTGAAAATGGAGAAGAAAAAATCTTAGAATTCACCTTAAAAAGTAATATCAATGAAAATATGAATTTAGCAGTTTTTCGTGATGTGACGGAAAAAAGGGAGCTTGAGGAGCAGTTGAGAAAATCTGATACGTTAAATGTCGTAGGTGAATTAGCAGCGGGAATCGCTCATGAAATACGTAATCCTATGACAGCATTAAAGGGTTTCATTCAGCTACTTGAAGGAAGTGTGAAGGATGACTTTTCAATGTATTTTAATGTGATAACATCAGAATTAAGTAGAATAGAATCAATCATTACCGAATTTTTAATTTTAGCAAGACCTCAAGCAATTAAATATTTAAAGATAGAAATAGGCAAGATTATGAAGGAAACAATTGATTTATTAAACGCGCAAGCGATTCTTGTAAATGTGCAAATGAAGCTTTCATTAGAAAAAGACCTGCCTTTAATTTATTGTGAACCTAATCAATTAAAGCAAGTTTTTATTAATGTTTTAAAAAATGCGATTGAGGTTATGACAAAGGGTGGACAGATAGATGTCCAAATTAAACGAAAAGATGAAAGGCATATAGTAGTATCAATTATAGATAGAGGTACAGGTATTTCTGAAGATAAAATAAAAAGACTTGGGCAACCATTTTATACAACGAAAGAACGTGGTACAGGTCTTGGTTTAATGGTGAGCTATAAAATTATTGAGGAGCATAGAGGGATCGTGGATGTCGAAAGTGAAGAAGGGAAAGGAACTACCTTTCATATTACTCTACCAATAAATCAATAA